The following DNA comes from Musa acuminata AAA Group cultivar baxijiao chromosome BXJ1-4, Cavendish_Baxijiao_AAA, whole genome shotgun sequence.
CCTCCATCTTTTGTTCAATCACCCTAAGGATGTTTGACCGCGACTGCAAGGGCAAATCTTCTGTAATCTATTACGACATGACATGCCATGCCATGGTCAAAGACACACAACTACAAAACTGAACTTATGATGATGATAAGACTTGCATTAGTTTGCAGCCAAAAGCATGTTAATCTGAATGATGAGGAAGACAACAAACTCGAGCTGGTACTTCACAATCATTCCTAATTATGAGGTGGGTCACGTATATAGCTTTTCATTTTTCTTGCCGATCCAGCATAAATAAAGGCAGAGGTGGAGCAATCAATCTCTAAATATATATACCACTTCATGTAATGTAAAAGAAATGGCAACTTTAATGAGCCAAAAAAAAACCTTATAATTCATGTCTTTGATTGGTGAGATTGACAGGTTGCGTACCTTCAAGGCCCTCCAGTATGCAGTTCCGGGGAAGTTTAGAGGAGCAGATACTACTCCCTTCATGAAGGTTATGTACTCCAGCCTCAGCTTCTCTGTCTCAGGCTCGCGTGGGTTCATGCTCATGATGTTCTTGGCCATCAAATTGAAGGTGAACTGAAGGTTAAAAGGGATGAATCAAAGGTCATCAGCAGCACACATAGTACGAGGCCGGGATGGAGGAAGCACGCCTACCTTTTTAGCTTCCTCCTGTGCCGAGAAAGTAGAGTTCTCCCTCCAAGACCGGAGGACCAGCAGCGTGTGGCGCTCCACCTCGGGCAGGAGGTGGGAGCGGAGCCTCAGATTGCTCATGAAGTTGAGCGAGATCATCCGCATTTCTCTGTGCATTTCGCCCACCTGAACAAGCATCGACCACTTGCCGAGGATCCCCCCGATGCTGCTCGGGTAACTGCACTCGAACAGCTTCCCCTCGTTCTGAAGAATGAAGCGGTTCAGCCCTGCGTCGGCGGAGACGATGGTGGGCTCCCCGAAGAGATTCGACCTATAAATCTTCCCATGCCTGAACGAAAGCGAGCGATCAACTTCTCCACCGCCGCGGATGATGCTACGTACCATCACCGCAAACAAGTTACCTGGCGATGTGCTGCTCCATGAACCGGCCGACAGTGGTGGCCGGATGAGGCTTGAGGTAGGCGAAGGTGTCACCGACGAAAGGCCAACCGGTGCCACCAGGCGGGAGGTTcaacctcttcctcctccatttGGTGAGGTAGACATAGAAGAACAGCGCCACCAGAGCCGGAGGGAGGAAGAACAGAAGCTCTTCGGCCATCAACATGGACATGGATTCGGGTACTGAGCTCCCTGTCTTGGATGTGCTAATTGGAGAGGAAAGGGGAAGGGAGGCGGAGCTTTATAGAGCAATATAACGTTGGAAAAGACCGAGTCCTATCAGAATTGGCTGGAAAGTCGAATGTCTCTTTATAAGCCCATAGCGGTGGAAAAGATCGGCTACAATCTCACTGGGAAAAAAAGGTGCATGGCAATGGTTCGATGTGGGTGGGGAAAGTGGGTCGCGGGATTGGACGTGTAAGTTTCGGGGGCAACACTTTGCGGGGGCGGGTTAAACGGTGGGGCCCAGAGAGGGGGAAGGGGAGACGTGCGCTGTGGGGTGATGGCATGGGGACAAATCCGGACACGCCGCTTGATGGCACTTGTTCTTATTCATGTCTGTTGCAGGAGATCCGAGAGCCGAGTGCCGAGAGCTAAGAGCCTGATGTGTTTGGTCCATCACAATAAGTCAATCTGATCACCTACGTAGACTACTTACAAGACCGTGGAGATACAACAACAACAGACTCATTTGGGCAAACAacaccaaaaaaatatatatttatttttctttctgattgattgatgtttttttttttccatttattccgtatctatttattaaaaaaaaaaagatgaaattaCTCTTGAACACTGTCCCACCCCCTTTGCCTCTCCTCTCCGCTTCTCTTCTTTTATTTCATCGCCGATGCATCCTTGTCTTCACTTATAACACTAATGTTGTCGCATTCTACGTTACGTGCAATGTTGACATCCAATCCATCAACTCTCTTGCTCGTCATCACGAGTGCATTCTCGTCATCCCCTTAAGCTCTCTTCGACCTCAGTCATCATGTTTTTtatgacaagaagaagaagaatgacaTGGTGACTTGGTTTCTTTTGAACTTTGGTTATACACATCTCAAGATTTTGATAGGAGCGTTCGAGTTCGATTCGATTATATTTTACTTCTTGAACATAGAGGGTACAGGAGTAAAAACAATAATGAAGACAAGATAAAACGAAGATGACCACAATGATGAGGGATGGAAACAACTATCGACGAGGGCGACACACGACAACGATGGCTAACGGGTAATTTTATCATTGAGAAAATAAGAGACGTTGGACAAAAgtgctaataaaaaaaaataaaaataagaataatatTTTGGTCTAAATATTAGTTAACTAGAACCGAATTAAACTACTTTATCTTTAAATAATAGTTGAGTATTTAAATATCTTGCCAACACATCCAAACTTCTCATCACCTTTCTAGCTTTTTATCAAGTCATACATATGTGACGTATAATAATCACCAAAAGATTCACATTTCTTTTGTGTACAACAGTCGCCCATGACATTGCTGCCATCTCTCCGAGAAAATAAATACCTCGTTATTCTTTCCTTGTCACAATAATTCAGTATTGAACACATCGTCGCATAGGAACGAGCGCATTGCACTCATGTGATGCTATTTGACGTCGATTTTGAGACGGTTCGTACCGTTAATTTAGAGGTGCGAAGTGTCGTTATTTGGTGCAGTAAGGTAAGGATGCAGCAGTGGGCGAGTCTTGGAATCCAATCATGATGTCACGGACGGACCTCCTCATTAACATATCCTCCTGCAAGCAATCATGGAAGCATTTGGATGCATAAGCCACCCATCATTGCATGCTTTAATACTCGGGCTGCCTCGTGATTAGCCGCCCAAAATGAGTAAGATGATCTTAATTATCGCCCCATCACTCGCTGCTGTTATACCGACTATTAACGAGGAATCATTAAATGTAAATAAAGATAAATTCATTAATATAATGGAGGGTATGTCTCTATCCACGTGTGAGTGGATCACTTACTAAGACCTGCGGTCTCATCAGCCAATCCAAATCTCTGCCGACCCCTTAAAGCAACCTTTCTTCATACCAAACTCTGAACACTGAACACAACTTGGATCACATATTTGTTCTTTGGTCCCCAACGCTTGATGTGCATTAAGTCTCTTTCATCAAGTGTTTTATTCGGCTGATGCTTAGTACCCAGAAATATCCCTAGTTTGATTGAAattaatttcttaatattatttatgaagattcagtaataatatttttttacttgagAAAGAACACAAAATAAAGCACGAAAATGACACGAATAAATACTCGTGTCCACGACATAATTGTGCTGAT
Coding sequences within:
- the LOC103981133 gene encoding cholesterol 22-monohydroxylase CYP90B52-like isoform X1, with the translated sequence MSMLMAEELLFFLPPALVALFFYVYLTKWRRKRLNLPPGGTGWPFVGDTFAYLKPHPATTVGRFMEQHIARHGKIYRSNLFGEPTIVSADAGLNRFILQNEGKLFECSYPSSIGGILGKWSMLVQVGEMHREMRMISLNFMSNLRLRSHLLPEVERHTLLVLRSWRENSTFSAQEEAKKFTFNLMAKNIMSMNPREPETEKLRLEYITFMKGVVSAPLNFPGTAYWRALKSRSNILRVIEQKMEERIQEMTSETEERAEDLLGWALKQSNLSKEQILDLLLSLLFAGHETSSMALALAIFFLEGCPKAVRQLRIEHGEIARKRKQRGDAGLNWEDYRRMEFTQCVINETLRLGNVVRFVHRKVLKDVEYQGYNIPCGWKILPVFAAVHLDPSIYDDPHGFNPWRWQQQSNNAAAVANSFMPYGGGPRLCAGSELAKLEMAVFLHHLVLSYTWELAEADQAFAFPFVEFRRGLPIRVHALHDT
- the LOC103981133 gene encoding cholesterol 22-monohydroxylase CYP90B52-like isoform X2; its protein translation is MSMLMAEELLFFLPPALVALFFYVYLTKWRRKRLNLPPGGTGWPFVGDTFAYLKPHPATTVGRFMEQHIARHGKIYRSNLFGEPTIVSADAGLNRFILQNEGKLFECSYPSSIGGILGKWSMLVQVGEMHREMRMISLNFMSNLRLRSHLLPEVERHTLLVLRSWRENSTFSAQEEAKKFTFNLMAKNIMSMNPREPETEKLRLEYITFMKGVVSAPLNFPGTAYWRALKSRSNILRVIEQKMEERIQEMTSETEERAEDLLGWALKQSNLSKEQILDLLLSLLFAGHETSSMALALAIFFLEGCPKAVRQLRIEHGEIARKRKQRGDAGLNWEDYRRMEFTQCVINETLRLGNVVRFVHRKVLKDVEYQGYNIPCGWKILPVFAAVHLDPSIYDDPHGFNPWRWQQSNNAAAVANSFMPYGGGPRLCAGSELAKLEMAVFLHHLVLSYTWELAEADQAFAFPFVEFRRGLPIRVHALHDT